AACACAAGTGCACTCACACTGCTCTCGTGTTTACCTGTAAACAGCACAGACATCACGGGGTAACGAGGACTGCTCGGTCGCGATGTCTGAATCTGTCCACATCCAGCCTCGTTTCAACAAACAGTTTAACTACGCTGTTAgcagatgtttttaaaaagcTTAAATGCTTAACAGCATCACTATCACACAaattaaaccagtcacaatgtTCTTTGAGTAGAAGGGGTTGAAATCACGAGTCTACCAATTTGAGATGATTTTGGTGAGGAGGTGATAGCTGTGAAATAATCCTGTTCAATACAATGAACAATTCAAACGGAATGGCTCTGAATATTCACTCCTTTCtaataagaaaacaacaatTTTCCTTGGTGTTATGAGAAGCTGTGCAAGTGGAAAAAATACACTTTGATGGAACCAGGATCCTAAATCAACGACAGCTACAATAACTTACAACCTTTTCTTTTACCTCTTCCTCATTTTCTTACGTTTTTCTTCCAACAGGCATTTCAACAAAATAACACTTTTTTGGAGATGAACTAGAGGTGCAGCAGATGGTTTTTATGGTTAGATCATAAGTTATATCAATAATAAAAGATTCCACAGGATAAAATGAAGCACAGTATGTTTGATGTGTTATGACTAATTTCACACTGTACATTATATTCTGATGGAGAACCCAACTTTTAATGACAAATGAATCAAGGAATGCATTCCAAAACTGACATTTATCTGAGCATTTGTCTCAAAATGTTCATTTAATGGCtcttgttgttttccataaagTTTGAAAACTGTGTCCCCCTCTCTGCTCTCACAGAGTTTCAGCACTTCTTTATGTTGATGTGATGTTTGTCACATTGCTGACCCGTGATTAACACAACAAGGGTTTAGTATCCATCTGCTGTAGTGGGAACTTAGCTTTAACATTCCACAGAAAAACAGCCTGTGACTCTGTATGGCTCTCAAAACATCTAATGCTCCATGACTGTTGGGGATACGAGTGAGATGatgcacaaaatatatattcgACTTTGTCTTTCTCTGAAACACAACTTAAATTCTTCAAAAATTTTACCATGTTTTGCAGTTCACTGTATTTTGATCTTTAAAGCACTGTTGTAGCACGAACAACAGATGTATTCGTTCAACAAATTTTAGAAAATATGAGTAAAACTTAGTATATTTATTGGATTATATGTAGATGGCAAAAGAGACAGTACATGAGAGGCAGCTACAGCTCTGGTTATGTTTTGCAGTAGTTCTCTGATACATGTAGCTTATTGTTCAGCTGTTGCCGCTGTATGAACTCTGAGGTTTCCTCAAGGATCTGCCCTGGGATGTGGAAGTCAGCTGGCGTGTTCTGCTGAACAGCTGATTCCTGAAGGCCCTCAGTCTCTGGCTCCTCTGGGCTGGCTCTGCTATGAGAGTTGCAGGGCTCCAGATTGCATCCAGTGCCCTGAAGGAACTGCAAAAAGTTCTCCTCAATAGAGGCCTCGCGGCTGGGCAGCTGCTCCCCTTCGCTGGGCCGCTTGAAGAGGCAAGCCAGGTGTCGGCCAAGCTCCTCGCGAATCTGCCGGTTCAGGCAGCCATAGAAGAAGGGATTGGAGGTGAAGCAGAAATAGCCAATCCATGTGACCACATCCTCCAGCTGGGCCAGAGAGGCAGGAGAGGTAGACACCACAGCCGAGTAGAGATGAAAGGAGAAATATGGCAGCCAGCAGCAGAGGAACTGTCCTCCCACTGCCACCAGGACCACCGCAGCCTTCCCACCACTGAAAGTCCTCTGAGGGGTGGTGCGGGCACCAGTTCCACCAAGGCTGGCTGCCATAGTGGAGTGGCTGCTGATGGACTCGGACCGTTGTTGCGGTGTGTCCATCCAAGTGGGAAGCAGACCGTGCTGCATGGCTGCTACCCGTGCCACCATGAACATGTTGCAGTAGACCACCAGAATGATAAGCACGGGGCACAGAAAATAGATAAATGTAAAGAAGACAATGAAAAGCAGCCGTGTGGTTCGGCCTCCCATCCAGTGGAGGGAGCAGTGTCTCTGACCGTGAATGAGGACCGAAGGAGTCCTCACGCCCTGGTTCCCCTGGAGCAGCCATCCCAGGAGAGGCAGCACTGACATGACAATGGCTTTAATCCAGATTCCCACTAGTACCATCACCACCACCCCAACTGTCATCTTCACCTCATGACGCATGGGGTGGACGATATAGTAGTAGCGCTCCACGTTGATAGCACAGATGGTGAGGATGGCAGCGCTcaccagacacacactcaagcaGAGGTAGCTCCGACACAGCACCTCGTCCACAAGGATTCGGTCTGACAGCATCCCCAGAGGCATCAACACCAGCGCTGCCAGCAGGTCCACCAGACACAGGTGGAAAACGAAGGCAAACTTGCGCAGCTGCTGAGTTTTAGTGATGACAATCATCACAGCCAAGTTCCCCACCACTGCCAACACATCGATGATGAGCATAGCACACAGCGCCAAGGACTGGTTCAGATCCACCCCACCTCGGATGCTTGCAACGGGCGGGGTCACGTTAGAGATATTCGGGTGCAGTGAGGCTGGAAATATGGGGAGGCCGGAGAAAGAAATGTTCCAGGAGGGGCTCGGTGTGACAGGGCGCTCCATGAGAGGATGGAATAAGGAGGAGAGAGTCCGCTAAATTTCACGGGCCCATCACCCATCCTCCCCTGTCATAGGGTGTCACTGAGAAGCTCAGGCGGTGGTGTCTGGCATGGCAGCTGGAGCTGTAGAGGCCCTGACACCCGGTAGACTTTAGCCTGGAGCTCTGCAGACGATCAGAGGAATTTTCACGCAATTCCTTGTAACTTTAAGTCCTTCTCTCTCCAAAATGACCTTCAGTTGGAAAGATCTGAAACAAAAGAGAAAGGTTTTATGTTAATTTTCACAACATGGCATGATGCGTTCAtgaaatataacatatataaaatatatatagtgtataatatatgtaggtcactaaatgatgaaaaacaacatccaagattacatttttttttttttttatgttatataGCCAAAACATTGGTGAAATATTAGATAGTAGGTTGTAGTCTGGAAATATGACAACTTGAAAGATTTGTCATCCCAAAAAACACACGGTCAGCAGACTAAAGAGAAAATCCCTAAAAACCATCAATCTAATCTGTTGCAAATACTGACAATATACTCCTCTTTTCTTAGTCCATCCACCCATAAAAAGACAAATCAAAGCAGACTTAGATTAATTCTAAAGCAATCTACTATTTGTCCAAATGGCTTTAAATGCAGTCCTTTGCAttatttctgttgctgtgatGCTGTGAGTTGTCGTGTTGCTCTTGTGCTATAGCTGTAAAACCGTCAGACTTGATGCAGTCTGCACTCACTTGCAGCCTGGGTCATAATTTACTCCATATTTGACATCTGCACCCTCAGATGTGTTGTTTTCAGGGCAGCCGGTGCCTCAGGGAGAAGCTAAAAGCGCAGAGTGGACCATATGTCCCTCTTAACAGAGTCAAGAAGCAAACTGGATGAGCAAATAAACTGTGAAACTCTGCATTACAGAGCTCCATGCTGTCTGAAGTGATGGGAGTAGAAGATCAATAAACACTTTTCATATTATTACAATCATGTTCtcagaatacattttgaaagacTGAATACTCTTTTGAATAAAACCTATGCAGCTTCATTAAATTATAATCAAAAATTCATGTAAATGGTGGCAGAGCACCTTCAAGTGTTTGTGTGGCCAATGGTTTAGTCATGGAGAGGCCCTGCGCTGTGTTTACTGTCATAACCTTACCTGGACACGACACACACTGTGGAACGTGCAAGGCTTTGGTACATTTCCATATGCTGCACACCTGCATGTGCACTTTTTCCATATCACAAGTATAACAGACTTCATCCCTGCCTGTTGTTTTCCTGCCCATGTACGCACATCTAGCACGACAATCACCTGGCAGATGCAGGCATACTACAGGTGGCCTTTACTGAATAGGTCAAAGGGTTATAGTCACCTTCAGCCCAATAAAATAACCAATAAACAACATCTCAGCTATGATGTCAACAACTGTGAAGCGGCCCTATGGAGATTCTTCATCTAATCAGCATTGATTGTTTTATTGCTCTCTGGTGTTGGGGTAATTTTGTTGCTCTATGGACCACCAAAATTGAAATTCTTCCTCCAAGTCAATTATTACCACAACTCTGTTAAGTGACATGTTCTAGTCCCTCAAAGGGCCTTTTATTACCCGCAAAAATGCCATTATAAAGGATACAAATTGAAAAGAATGTGCctgttatttgtttaaaatgtagtgttttaaatgtgttttatcaAGTCAAAactacacaaacagaaatatttaaataataaaaggaAAAACTAGGGACTACGTGGCTCACATGCAGCACATCCTCCCATTTAATGTAATCAAACCAATGAGAGAAGTACAATTTAGAATCAAACTCTGCCCGAGAAgatctaattttttttaaacaaaactagAATTTAAGGTTGCAGCAAAATCTCTCCGGCTGCCGGCTGGTAGCCATATGACCCAATAATATGCACATGACACGGTGTTTACTGCGAGGAAAAAACTAGCctgttgttttctttcactCCTCAGCAGCAACCAGGAGTTTAAATTAGCATACACCTGTGTCCTTTAACATTGATACACAAACATAATGTGAGGTGTGATATGATGAAATAAAACACTGGCTCTAGTATCGTCCTCTTAAATCAGATTTTACTCTTGACCCACTTTTCTAGCAACTTCCAtatatttaaacacacacacacacacacacacacacacacacacacacacacacacacacacacacacacacacacacacacacacacacacacacacaaacatctccCCCACACACTCCGCTAA
This genomic interval from Sander vitreus isolate 19-12246 chromosome 7, sanVit1, whole genome shotgun sequence contains the following:
- the gpr61 gene encoding G-protein coupled receptor 61; translated protein: MERPVTPSPSWNISFSGLPIFPASLHPNISNVTPPVASIRGGVDLNQSLALCAMLIIDVLAVVGNLAVMIVITKTQQLRKFAFVFHLCLVDLLAALVLMPLGMLSDRILVDEVLCRSYLCLSVCLVSAAILTICAINVERYYYIVHPMRHEVKMTVGVVVMVLVGIWIKAIVMSVLPLLGWLLQGNQGVRTPSVLIHGQRHCSLHWMGGRTTRLLFIVFFTFIYFLCPVLIILVVYCNMFMVARVAAMQHGLLPTWMDTPQQRSESISSHSTMAASLGGTGARTTPQRTFSGGKAAVVLVAVGGQFLCCWLPYFSFHLYSAVVSTSPASLAQLEDVVTWIGYFCFTSNPFFYGCLNRQIREELGRHLACLFKRPSEGEQLPSREASIEENFLQFLQGTGCNLEPCNSHSRASPEEPETEGLQESAVQQNTPADFHIPGQILEETSEFIQRQQLNNKLHVSENYCKT